DNA sequence from the Parambassis ranga chromosome 1, fParRan2.1, whole genome shotgun sequence genome:
CTTTCCAGAGGCCACGGAGGCCCTCATGCTGGAAGATGTGTCTGTAGGCCTGCATTGTGCCATTGTAGCGTCGGGATACGCCGTCCAGGTTCATCTGGGCTTGGAATCGAACCTTGACCACATCAGTAGGTTGTGCAAAGGACACTGCCATGGCACCCGTAGTGCAGCCAGCCAGGATACGTACTAGCACACTTGGGTCTGGAGGAGAACAGGCAAAAAACAAACCACCAGCTTTAACTGCAGAGACTCATGTACTGTAGATTTTTGAGTCCAGATAAGATGTTTCCTAATGTgaaatgtctgtctgtcctgcaggAGGAATCTGTCCTCTTTTGCTCCTGTTTGAGATCCTTTGTCTGTGTCATATGACACATTGTGATCACCTTAACCATTCTTTGTTTCAGACAGCTGGACACTGAAATGTGTGATTGGTAGCATGCAGAGCACCACTCACTGTCTTTGCCGCCGGTGTAGAAGTTCTTGACGTTGTCATAGAGGCCGATTCTGATGGAGGCAAAGcacacctgtctctgcagcccAGCCACCAGCCCGTTATACAGAGAGCGGGGCCCCTCTGTGCGGACCATGGTGGCAATCGTCCCAAACACCCCTCTGTAGCGGATGCCTGCCACTGCCTTCTTCTCTCCCTGAATCTGAGGCCACACAGTGCATGTAGTCACGGCTAAAAACACAACTGCACATAACAGCCTTTGTAGATTAGATGCTTGCTGGGTGAAAAACAGGCCATTGATTTACTGACAAAGTTGACTGCTCTCAGTCCATAGTGCCAACATCACACTGTGTAGGTTATAGCAAACTAAAAGTAGCCTCACAGTGTATCATGTTGCTCTTTATGGACAGTGTTTCCGAACAGGTACCTGTAATCTGACTTTGGCTGTGTCCAGAGGAAATGTGACAATGTCAGCTATacaggctgcagctccagcaCTCGCCATCTTCAcccccagaggaggaggaacatcTGAGGGTTTAAGTCCCACCATGTTTCCTACTGTAGTGAGGTAAAGACACATGATCAAATAAGTGTTGAATTTACTCATCTGAGAATCCACAATTGCAAAAAAATCTTTTAGATTAAAATACACTTACGTTGTTTGTGTGAAATCTAAGGTTTCTGTTGGTCTTCAGTTGTTACCAGATAGGTCTTAATAGGTCAGATTATAATCCATAAAGGGCTGCACTCCACAGAAAGGAAAGAAGCATCTTTGcctctgtatttatatattttctggCCTGCTTCTTTATGACATCTGCAGAGAGGCGTTACTGTGTACTGTTGTACTCCCCAGGTCAAATCAAAGTCCACCGGCTGTCAGAAAGTCAATGTTCAATTTAGCCCAGCATGCACACACCGTTgagaaaaaacagcagcttcacctctccactctgtctctgcagtgttttcatCTAAATTATGGCATAGTCTCACAATGTCTCTGTCTTATTCTGAATTCAAATCCAATCATGTCAGGTGTGTGATTCATACAGTAGGTACAGTGCGTCTGTCAGCAGATTCTCTTTATGTCCTGTGTTACTTAATATTAAGTAATTATTTACTTGATGTCTGCCTTAACAGCACTGATAATAAACTGGAGGCTTGTCTCTCCTCTGAGCCAATGACAGCTGGggtgtgtgtttgaagctgaGTGCCTAAATCACAGTCTGTTCTGTACTCTGACCTCACAGCGGATGGCCCTTTAACTTTAGTAGCAGCATTACTGTACCAAACTACCTGCACATTCGTTCCTATGAGACAAATCAAGTCTTCATGTATGACTTGTATTTTCTGAGACAGACGAGCTGGAGGGGAATACAGAGTCATGACGTAAAGTGGTGACTGAAGTTCACCATGGAGCCGATAAGAACTTTGCATCACACATGTTCGGCCTCTCAGCAGTTTGGCAGCTGCAAAGCCTGTTTCCTAACACCGGCTGCATCTGAGGTATCATATCAAAGAGTGTGGCAGAATAATGAAAAATTATTACATTACAAACTCAGTtcacactgcttttttttttttaatcgacCTTTGTATGCTTGTTTTCTTCACACATATTTGCCAAGACTCAGATCCAGTCACAGCAGCCCCACACAGgccaggagtgtgtgtgtgaacccacACACTCAAACTTTGACAAAAACACTGACAGGCCAACATGCAGCATTtctccacaaacaaacaaaaaatagtAGTGTTAATCAGCTCCTGATTGTTGACCATTGTTTGTGAATGTTCTTTTACTTAACAGTAACAGTGATGAGTTTATCAATCAGCATTCCACATTAGTATCATTAACGAATGCACTTTAAAAACCATGTTtgtgagcaggaggaggaactTTCCTACTAGTTCTTacaggtttgaccatatatgTTCCATATATGCAGCAGTCATACAGGAGTTTTAGGCAATGTGCACATCGTTTTTATTTATCTGCGCATATGATAATATTGAACAAGATGGTATTGCTCTCATTTCATAAACCAAAAGTGAGAATGAGAAAAAGCATATTTGTCTTTCTTCTGGAAATTTACAGTATTATAGCAgaattatacatatatataaaaaaaaaacatttaaaataatttagCAAGGTTGAAGTTTAATTAGGTCATAAAATGTACTTAATTTGAATATTTCAGTTATAAGTCTAATGCTTGAGTTAACTGAGAGTTTAAAAAGCCACATTCAAACTGCATGTAGCTGGATGATCCTCCGCCAGGTGGCAGTAACACTCAGTCTGATGaagtcaaagaaaaacagatctGAGGCATTGTCCTGTGCAGCTTTGAATCTGCCATACTATCATTTTAATTCGATGGAGTGATACATAATGCATCTGCATCCAGAACCATAAAATCTGGACATTTAAagttttcaaataaaaacaacttaaaaaaaatgtaaaactgtacagagcaaaaataaaaaataaaaaaagtgaaaacataaaaacatttttttttttaaaaatgtgaaggCGTGAAGACAACAACAGCAAGGCAGAAGGCAAGCGAACACATCTTAGTGGATCACAATGTGTAGTAAACATAAAGTGCAGGTTTTAACAGCATTGTTAGTGTAATCATCAGTGTGTCATCAAAATGCTTCTGTAACAGAAGAGACAGGAGCTGTTTTCAGTCAAGAAGgttgtgttatgtgtttgttttttcccctcgtTTGTTACTGTTGAAAGATGATTGTTGCTACTGATGTAGAATATGAGCAATGACAGCAGaggaatgattattttttagAAGTGAATGCATGAAAAGAAGAATATGGCTCGCATAAGTGACACAATGTACAGAGCTGAGGAGATTGTACACAATTACACATGAAAAAAGTGAATCTTCacaggttattattatttttttcatattttcatccttatacagaaaaaaagatcagCAGCAAAGGAAATTTTAAAGTAAGGAGGTGACAGTTTGACCAGTTGTGGTTATGATAGGTGATCGATATTCTAGTTACTGTAACTGTACTGTATCTGTGGACATTTACATCTACCTACGAGTACGAGAGATTACAATATTAACACCTATGCATAATGTCTTATAAAGTACAGCTACTACATGTACACACTGATTTCATCTGAACAGATCGTAATATTAACGTCCTGTTCCCTCTTAGCTGGACAGAGTCTAGTGATTGTTACAGTAAAGTCTTTCACATCTGGTAAAATACATTGCTAAGAGTAGTTTTGgtcacattcattcatcattccACACATTTACCTTCATTCTTCTTTAAAACATCTCTGACTGATGATTTATCTACAAGTCTTTCATTCAAATCTCCCCTGCAGGCTCACCCGGACAGCGAGATCTCATAGTCGCTGGttgacagcagggggcgcccaaCTTTGCGCACATTCTTGGCGTTAGTTATCCGAGCTGCCACCTCCACCGGCTTCTCAAAGTAACGCACCAGCGCCTGCTCGGTCAGGACGGAGGCCAGGAACTGCTCAAACGTAATGGCCCAGTCTTTATCAATGCTTGTGCTGTGAGGCAGCCCTCTGTCATGCAGTCCGCTGCTGTGAGGCCGGCTGCCTCTCTCGCCATTGGAGCCACTGTCGCTGCGCACCAGCACTGTATCATCTGCAATGtcctcacactgcagcttttcATCCAGCTCATGGGAGCC
Encoded proteins:
- the ucp1 gene encoding mitochondrial brown fat uncoupling protein 1, whose product is MVGLKPSDVPPPLGVKMASAGAAACIADIVTFPLDTAKVRLQIQGEKKAVAGIRYRGVFGTIATMVRTEGPRSLYNGLVAGLQRQVCFASIRIGLYDNVKNFYTGGKDNPSVLVRILAGCTTGAMAVSFAQPTDVVKVRFQAQMNLDGVSRRYNGTMQAYRHIFQHEGLRGLWKGTLPNITRNALVNCTELVTYDLIKEAILRHNLMSDNLPCHFVSAFGAGFVTTVIASPVDVVKTRYMNSPPGQYKSAINCAWTMLTKEGPTAFYKGFVPSFLRLGSWNVVMFVSFEQIKRAMMVTKKRREATN